Proteins encoded together in one Prunus dulcis chromosome 3, ALMONDv2, whole genome shotgun sequence window:
- the LOC117621508 gene encoding lysine histidine transporter 1-like has product MGTQAPTDQNNYASTDIEEKLAKQKAIDDWLPITSSRNAKWWYSAFHNVTAMVGAGVLSLPYAMSELGWGPGVVILVLSWIITLYTLWQMVEMHEMVPGKRFDRYHELGQYAFGEKLGLYIVVPQQLVVEVGVNIVYMVTGGKSLQKVHNSVCPECKKIKLTYFIMIFASVHFVLSHLPNLNSISGVSLAAAVMSLSYSTIAWAASVNKGVVDNVQYGYKAKSTSGTVFNFFNALGEVAFAYAGHNVVLEIQATIPSTPEKPSKGPMWRGVVVAYIVVALCYFPVALIGYYIFGNSVDDNILMSLQKPVWLIAMANMFVVIHVIGSYQIYAMPVFDMIETVLVKKLNFRPTRTLRFITRNIYVAFTMFVGITFPFFGGLLGFFGGFAFAPTTYFLPCIMWLAIYKPRRFSLSWWCNYICIFFGVLLMVLSPIGGLRTIIIEAKTYKFYS; this is encoded by the exons ATGGGAACCCAGGCTCCAACTGACCAGAACAATTATGCCTCCACAGAT ATTGAGGAAAAATTAGCGAAGCAGAAGGCGATAGATGATTGGCTTCCAATTACTTCTTCAAGGAATGCAAAATGGTGGTACTCAGCTTTCCACAATGTCACTGCCATGGTCGGAGCTGGTGTTCTCAGTCTCCCTTATGCCATGTCAGAACTTGGATG gGGTCCTGGTGTGGTGATTTTGGTGCTGTCATGGATCATCACATTGTACACTCTGTGGCAAATGGTGGAGATGCATGAGATGGTTCCTGGGAAGCGGTTTGATAGATACCACGAGTTGGGTCAATATGCCTTTGGTGAAAAGCTTGGTCTTTACATTGTGGTGCCTCAGCAGCTGGTTGTGGAAGTTGGTGTCAACATTGTTTATATGGTCACTGGAGGAAAATCACTGCAGAAGGTCCACAATTCTGTCTGCCCAGAATGTAAAAAGATCAAATTAACTTACTTCATCATGATCTTTGCTTCTGTTCACTTTGTCCTCTCCCACCTCCCCAACTTGAACTCCATTTCTGGTGTATCTTTGGCCGCAGCAGTCATGTCCTTGAg TTACTCTACCATTGCTTGGGCAGCTTCAGTAAACAAGGGTGTGGTAGACAATGTTCAATATGGATATAAAGCCAAGTCTACATCAGGAACTGTGTTCAACTTCTTCAATGCCTTAGGGGAAGTGGCCTTTGCGTATGCCGGGCACAATGTGGTTCTGGAAATACAAGCAACAATTCCATCGACGCCGGAGAAGCCTTCCAAGGGACCCATGTGGAGAGGAGTCGTTGTTGCCTATATAGTTGTGGCTTTGTGCTACTTCCCAGTTGCTCTCATCGGCTATTATATATTTGGCAATTCAGTTGACGATAATATCCTCATGTCACTACAGAAACCTGTGTGGCTCATTGCAATGGCCAACATGTTTGTTGTCATCCATGTTATTGGAAGCTATCAG ATTTATGCAATGCCAGTGTTTGACATGATAGAAACTGTATTGGTAAAGAAGTTAAATTTCAGACCCACCAGAACGCTTCGCTTCATTACGCGCAATATATATGTCG CATTCACCATGTTCGTTGGTATTACCTTCCCTTTCTTCGGCGGTCTCCTTGGATTTTTCGGAGGATTTGCTTTTGCTCCAACAACATATTTC CTCCCTTGCATAATGTGGCTTGCCATCTACAAACCAAGAAGGTTCAGCTTGTCTTGGTGGTGTAACTAT ATTTGCATCTTTTTTGGTGTTCTTTTGATGGTCCTTTCACCTATTGGAGGATTGAGAACAATCATAATTGAAGCCAAGACCTACAAATTTTACTCATAA
- the LOC117622460 gene encoding lysine histidine transporter 1-like isoform X3 — protein sequence MGVQAPTDQNSSKQSQIDEQLKRQKEIDDWLPITSSRNAKWWYSAFHNVTAMVGAGVLSLPYAMSNLGWGPGTVILVLSWVITLFTLWQMVEMHEMVPGKRFDRYHELGQHAFGEKLGLWIVVPQQLICEVGVDIVYMVTGGKSLQKIHKIARKDKDPIKLTYFIMIFASAHFVLAHLPNFNSISGVSLAAAVMSLSYSTIAWTASVHKGVQPDVEYGYLAHSTSGTVFNFFTALGDVAFAYAGHNVVLEIQATIPSSPEKPSKKPMWRGVVIAYIVVALCYFPVAFIGYYIFGNKVEDNILISLEKPEWLIITANMFVVIHVIGSYQLYAMPVFDMIETLLVKKLHFRPTTMLRFISRNTYVAFTMFVGITFPFFGGLLGFFGGFAFSPTTYFLPCIMWLTVKKPRKFSLSWVVNWICITLGVLLMILSPIGGLRNIILQAKTYKFYN from the exons ATGGGGGTTCAAGCTCCAACCGACCAAAACTCTTCC AAGCAATCACAGATAGATGAACAACTAAAGAGGCAGAAGGAAATAGATGATTGGCTTCCAATCACTTCTTCAAGGAATGCAAAATGGTGGTACTCAGCTTTCCACAATGTCACTGCCATGGTTGGAGCTGGTGTTCTCAGTCTCCCTTATGCCATGTCCAATCTTGGATG GGGTCCTGGTACTGTTATTCTGGTACTGTCGTGGGTGATCACCTTGTTCACTCTATGGCAAATGGTTGAGATGCATGAAATGGTTCCCGGAAAGAGGTTTGATAGGTACCATGAGCTGGGTCAACATGCCTTTGGTGAAAAGCTTGGACTTTGGATTGTGGTGCCCCAACAGCTGATATGCGAGGTTGGTGTGGACATTGTGTATATGGTCACAGGTGGAAAATCCCTGCAGAAGATCCATAAAATAGCTCGCAAAGACAAAGACCCAATCAAACTCACATACTTCATCATGATCTTTGCCTCTGCTCACTTTGTGCTCGCCCATCTCCCCAACTTTAACTCCATCTCTGGTGTTTCATTAGCTGCAGCAGTCATGTCATTAAG TTACTCTACTATTGCATGGACGGCTTCCGTCCACAAGGGTGTTCAGCCAGATGTAGAATACGGGTATTTAGCTCACAGCACATCGGGAACGGTCTTCAACTTCTTCACTGCCTTGGGGGACGTAGCTTTTGCCTATGCAGGCCATAATGTGGTCTTGGAGATCCAAGCAACAATCCCTTCTTCTCCGGAGAAGCCATCGAAGAAGCCTATGTGGAGAGGAGTGGTGATTGCCTATATAGTCGTGGCCTTATGCTACTTTCCAGTTGCTTTCATTGGATATTACATTTTTGGCAACAAAGTTGAGGACAACATCCTCATCTCCTTGGAGAAACCTGAATGGCTTATCATAACAGCAAACATGTTTGTTGTCATCCATGTCATTGGGAGTTATCAG CTATATGCAATGCCAGTATTTGACATGATAGAAACCTTGTTGGTAAAGAAACTCCATTTTAGACCCACTACAATGCTTCGCTTCATTTCCCGGAACACTTATGTCG CATTCACAATGTTCGTTGGCATTACTTTTCCCTTCTTTGGTGGTCTTCTAGGATTCTTTGGAGGATTTGCCTTTTCCCCAACAACATACTTT CTCCCTTGCATTATGTGGCTTACCGTCAAGAAACCAAGGAAGTTTAGCCTATCTTGGGTTGTTAACTGG ATTTGCATTACACTGGGTGTTCTGCTGATGATCCTATCACCTATTGGAGGGTTAAGGAATATCATACTTCAAGCCAAGACCTACAAATTCTACAATTAG
- the LOC117622460 gene encoding lysine histidine transporter 1-like isoform X2, which translates to MGVQAPTDQNSSVPVSSNIDERPEKQSQIDEQLKRQKEIDDWLPITSSRNAKWWYSAFHNVTAMVGAGVLSLPYAMSNLGWGPGTVILVLSWVITLFTLWQMVEMHEMVPGKRFDRYHELGQHAFGEKLGLWIVVPQQLICEVGVDIVYMVTGGKSLQKIHKIARKDKDPIKLTYFIMIFASAHFVLAHLPNFNSISGVSLAAAVMSLSYSTIAWTASVHKGVQPDVEYGYLAHSTSGTVFNFFTALGDVAFAYAGHNVVLEIQATIPSSPEKPSKKPMWRGVVIAYIVVALCYFPVAFIGYYIFGNKVEDNILISLEKPEWLIITANMFVVIHVIGSYQLYAMPVFDMIETLLVKKLHFRPTTMLRFISRNTYVAFTMFVGITFPFFGGLLGFFGGFAFSPTTYFLPCIMWLTVKKPRKFSLSWVVNWICITLGVLLMILSPIGGLRNIILQAKTYKFYN; encoded by the exons ATGGGGGTTCAAGCTCCAACCGACCAAAACTCTTCCGTCCCCGTCTCCAGCAAT ATAGACGAGCGACCCGAGAAGCAATCACAGATAGATGAACAACTAAAGAGGCAGAAGGAAATAGATGATTGGCTTCCAATCACTTCTTCAAGGAATGCAAAATGGTGGTACTCAGCTTTCCACAATGTCACTGCCATGGTTGGAGCTGGTGTTCTCAGTCTCCCTTATGCCATGTCCAATCTTGGATG GGGTCCTGGTACTGTTATTCTGGTACTGTCGTGGGTGATCACCTTGTTCACTCTATGGCAAATGGTTGAGATGCATGAAATGGTTCCCGGAAAGAGGTTTGATAGGTACCATGAGCTGGGTCAACATGCCTTTGGTGAAAAGCTTGGACTTTGGATTGTGGTGCCCCAACAGCTGATATGCGAGGTTGGTGTGGACATTGTGTATATGGTCACAGGTGGAAAATCCCTGCAGAAGATCCATAAAATAGCTCGCAAAGACAAAGACCCAATCAAACTCACATACTTCATCATGATCTTTGCCTCTGCTCACTTTGTGCTCGCCCATCTCCCCAACTTTAACTCCATCTCTGGTGTTTCATTAGCTGCAGCAGTCATGTCATTAAG TTACTCTACTATTGCATGGACGGCTTCCGTCCACAAGGGTGTTCAGCCAGATGTAGAATACGGGTATTTAGCTCACAGCACATCGGGAACGGTCTTCAACTTCTTCACTGCCTTGGGGGACGTAGCTTTTGCCTATGCAGGCCATAATGTGGTCTTGGAGATCCAAGCAACAATCCCTTCTTCTCCGGAGAAGCCATCGAAGAAGCCTATGTGGAGAGGAGTGGTGATTGCCTATATAGTCGTGGCCTTATGCTACTTTCCAGTTGCTTTCATTGGATATTACATTTTTGGCAACAAAGTTGAGGACAACATCCTCATCTCCTTGGAGAAACCTGAATGGCTTATCATAACAGCAAACATGTTTGTTGTCATCCATGTCATTGGGAGTTATCAG CTATATGCAATGCCAGTATTTGACATGATAGAAACCTTGTTGGTAAAGAAACTCCATTTTAGACCCACTACAATGCTTCGCTTCATTTCCCGGAACACTTATGTCG CATTCACAATGTTCGTTGGCATTACTTTTCCCTTCTTTGGTGGTCTTCTAGGATTCTTTGGAGGATTTGCCTTTTCCCCAACAACATACTTT CTCCCTTGCATTATGTGGCTTACCGTCAAGAAACCAAGGAAGTTTAGCCTATCTTGGGTTGTTAACTGG ATTTGCATTACACTGGGTGTTCTGCTGATGATCCTATCACCTATTGGAGGGTTAAGGAATATCATACTTCAAGCCAAGACCTACAAATTCTACAATTAG
- the LOC117622460 gene encoding lysine histidine transporter 1-like isoform X1, with product MGVQAPTDQNSSVPVSSNKSQIDERPEKQSQIDEQLKRQKEIDDWLPITSSRNAKWWYSAFHNVTAMVGAGVLSLPYAMSNLGWGPGTVILVLSWVITLFTLWQMVEMHEMVPGKRFDRYHELGQHAFGEKLGLWIVVPQQLICEVGVDIVYMVTGGKSLQKIHKIARKDKDPIKLTYFIMIFASAHFVLAHLPNFNSISGVSLAAAVMSLSYSTIAWTASVHKGVQPDVEYGYLAHSTSGTVFNFFTALGDVAFAYAGHNVVLEIQATIPSSPEKPSKKPMWRGVVIAYIVVALCYFPVAFIGYYIFGNKVEDNILISLEKPEWLIITANMFVVIHVIGSYQLYAMPVFDMIETLLVKKLHFRPTTMLRFISRNTYVAFTMFVGITFPFFGGLLGFFGGFAFSPTTYFLPCIMWLTVKKPRKFSLSWVVNWICITLGVLLMILSPIGGLRNIILQAKTYKFYN from the exons ATGGGGGTTCAAGCTCCAACCGACCAAAACTCTTCCGTCCCCGTCTCCAGCAAT AAATCACAGATAGACGAGCGACCCGAGAAGCAATCACAGATAGATGAACAACTAAAGAGGCAGAAGGAAATAGATGATTGGCTTCCAATCACTTCTTCAAGGAATGCAAAATGGTGGTACTCAGCTTTCCACAATGTCACTGCCATGGTTGGAGCTGGTGTTCTCAGTCTCCCTTATGCCATGTCCAATCTTGGATG GGGTCCTGGTACTGTTATTCTGGTACTGTCGTGGGTGATCACCTTGTTCACTCTATGGCAAATGGTTGAGATGCATGAAATGGTTCCCGGAAAGAGGTTTGATAGGTACCATGAGCTGGGTCAACATGCCTTTGGTGAAAAGCTTGGACTTTGGATTGTGGTGCCCCAACAGCTGATATGCGAGGTTGGTGTGGACATTGTGTATATGGTCACAGGTGGAAAATCCCTGCAGAAGATCCATAAAATAGCTCGCAAAGACAAAGACCCAATCAAACTCACATACTTCATCATGATCTTTGCCTCTGCTCACTTTGTGCTCGCCCATCTCCCCAACTTTAACTCCATCTCTGGTGTTTCATTAGCTGCAGCAGTCATGTCATTAAG TTACTCTACTATTGCATGGACGGCTTCCGTCCACAAGGGTGTTCAGCCAGATGTAGAATACGGGTATTTAGCTCACAGCACATCGGGAACGGTCTTCAACTTCTTCACTGCCTTGGGGGACGTAGCTTTTGCCTATGCAGGCCATAATGTGGTCTTGGAGATCCAAGCAACAATCCCTTCTTCTCCGGAGAAGCCATCGAAGAAGCCTATGTGGAGAGGAGTGGTGATTGCCTATATAGTCGTGGCCTTATGCTACTTTCCAGTTGCTTTCATTGGATATTACATTTTTGGCAACAAAGTTGAGGACAACATCCTCATCTCCTTGGAGAAACCTGAATGGCTTATCATAACAGCAAACATGTTTGTTGTCATCCATGTCATTGGGAGTTATCAG CTATATGCAATGCCAGTATTTGACATGATAGAAACCTTGTTGGTAAAGAAACTCCATTTTAGACCCACTACAATGCTTCGCTTCATTTCCCGGAACACTTATGTCG CATTCACAATGTTCGTTGGCATTACTTTTCCCTTCTTTGGTGGTCTTCTAGGATTCTTTGGAGGATTTGCCTTTTCCCCAACAACATACTTT CTCCCTTGCATTATGTGGCTTACCGTCAAGAAACCAAGGAAGTTTAGCCTATCTTGGGTTGTTAACTGG ATTTGCATTACACTGGGTGTTCTGCTGATGATCCTATCACCTATTGGAGGGTTAAGGAATATCATACTTCAAGCCAAGACCTACAAATTCTACAATTAG
- the LOC117622587 gene encoding lysine histidine transporter 1-like isoform X2, translating to MGVQAPTDQNSSKQSQIDEQLKRQKEIDDWLPITSSRNAKWWYSAFHNVNAMVGAGVLSLPFAMSNLGWGPGIVILVLSWVITLFTLWQMVEMHEMVPGKRFDRYHELGQHAFGEKLGLWIVVPQQLICEVGVDIVYMVTGGKSLQKIHIIARKDKDPIKLTYFIMIFASAQFVLSHLPNFNSISGISLAAAVMSLSYSTIACTASIHKGVQPGVEYGYLAQSTSGTAFNFFTALGDIAFAYSGHNVVLEIQAIIPSSPEKPSKKPMWRGVVIAYIVVALCYFPVAFIGYYTFGNKVDDNILISLEKPEWLIITANMFVVIHVIGGYQLFAMPVFDMIESLLVKKLHFRPTTRLRFITRNTYVAFTMLVGITFPFFGGLLGFFGGFAFSPTTYFLPCVIWLIIKKPRKFSLSWFVNWICITLGVLLMILSPIGGLRNIILKAKNYKFYD from the exons ATGGGGGTTCAAGCTCCAACCGACCAAAACTCTTCC AAGCAATCACAGATAGATGAACAACTAAAGAGGCAGAAGGAAATAGATGATTGGCTTCCAATCACTTCTTCAAGGAATGCAAAATGGTGGTACTCTGCTTTCCACAATGTCAATGCCATGGTTGGAGCTGGTGTCTTAAGTCTTCCCTTTGCCATGTCTAATCTTGGATG GGGTCCTGGTATTGTAATTCTGGTACTGTCATGGGTGATCACCTTGTTCACTCTATGGCAAATGGTTGAGATGCATGAAATGGTTCCTGGAAAGAGGTTTGATAGGTACCATGAGCTAGGTCAACATGCCTTCGGTGAAAAGCTTGGCCTTTGGATTGTGGTGCCTCAACAGCTGATTTGTGAAGTTGGTGTGGACATTGTGTATATGGTAACAGGTGGAAAATCCCTGCAGAAGATCCATATAATAGCTCGCAAAGACAAAGACCCAATCAAACTTACCTACTTCATCATGATCTTTGCCTCTGCTCAATTTGTCCTCTCCCATCTCCCCAACTTTAACTCCATCTCTGGAATTTCATTAGCTGCAGCAGTCATGTCTTTAAG TTACTCTACTATTGCATGCACGGCTTCAATCCACAAGGGTGTTCAGCCAGGTGTAGAATACGGGTATTTAGCTCAGAGCACATCGGGAACGGCCTTCAACTTCTTCACTGCCTTGGGGGACATTGCTTTTGCCTATTCAGGCCATAATGTAGTCTTGGAGATACAAGCAATAATCCCTTCTTCGCCGGAGAAGCCGTCGAAGAAGCCTATGTGGAGGGGAGTGGTGATCGCCTATATAGTCGTGGCCTTGTGCTACTTTCCTGTTGCTTTTATTGGTTATTATACTTTTGGCAACAAAGTTGATGACAACATCCTCATCTCCTTGGAGAAACCTGAATGGCTCATCATAACAGCAAACATGTTTGTTGTCATCCACGTTATTGGGGGTTATcag TTATTTGCAATGCCAGTATTTGACATGATTGAATCCTTGTTGGTAAAGAAACTCCATTTTAGACCCACTACAAGGCTTCGCTTCATTACCCGGAACACTTATGTCG CATTCACAATGTTGGTCGGCATTACTTTTCCCTTCTTTGGTGGTCTTCTGGGATTCTTTGGAGGATTTGCGTTTTCCCCAACAACATACTTT CTCCCTTGCGTTATATGGCTCATTATCAAGAAACCAAGGAAGTTTAGCCTGTCTTGGTTTGTTAACTGG ATTTGCATTACATTGGGTGTTCTGCTGATGATCCTATCACCCATTGGAGGGTTAAGGAATATCATACTTAAAGCCAAGAACTACAAATTCTACGATTAA
- the LOC117622587 gene encoding lysine histidine transporter 1-like isoform X1, which translates to MGVQAPTDQNSSVPVPSNIDEQLEKQSQIDEQLKRQKEIDDWLPITSSRNAKWWYSAFHNVNAMVGAGVLSLPFAMSNLGWGPGIVILVLSWVITLFTLWQMVEMHEMVPGKRFDRYHELGQHAFGEKLGLWIVVPQQLICEVGVDIVYMVTGGKSLQKIHIIARKDKDPIKLTYFIMIFASAQFVLSHLPNFNSISGISLAAAVMSLSYSTIACTASIHKGVQPGVEYGYLAQSTSGTAFNFFTALGDIAFAYSGHNVVLEIQAIIPSSPEKPSKKPMWRGVVIAYIVVALCYFPVAFIGYYTFGNKVDDNILISLEKPEWLIITANMFVVIHVIGGYQLFAMPVFDMIESLLVKKLHFRPTTRLRFITRNTYVAFTMLVGITFPFFGGLLGFFGGFAFSPTTYFLPCVIWLIIKKPRKFSLSWFVNWICITLGVLLMILSPIGGLRNIILKAKNYKFYD; encoded by the exons ATGGGGGTTCAAGCTCCAACCGACCAAAACTCTTCCGTCCCCGTCCCCAGCAAC ATAGACGAGCAACTGGAGAAGCAATCACAGATAGATGAACAACTAAAGAGGCAGAAGGAAATAGATGATTGGCTTCCAATCACTTCTTCAAGGAATGCAAAATGGTGGTACTCTGCTTTCCACAATGTCAATGCCATGGTTGGAGCTGGTGTCTTAAGTCTTCCCTTTGCCATGTCTAATCTTGGATG GGGTCCTGGTATTGTAATTCTGGTACTGTCATGGGTGATCACCTTGTTCACTCTATGGCAAATGGTTGAGATGCATGAAATGGTTCCTGGAAAGAGGTTTGATAGGTACCATGAGCTAGGTCAACATGCCTTCGGTGAAAAGCTTGGCCTTTGGATTGTGGTGCCTCAACAGCTGATTTGTGAAGTTGGTGTGGACATTGTGTATATGGTAACAGGTGGAAAATCCCTGCAGAAGATCCATATAATAGCTCGCAAAGACAAAGACCCAATCAAACTTACCTACTTCATCATGATCTTTGCCTCTGCTCAATTTGTCCTCTCCCATCTCCCCAACTTTAACTCCATCTCTGGAATTTCATTAGCTGCAGCAGTCATGTCTTTAAG TTACTCTACTATTGCATGCACGGCTTCAATCCACAAGGGTGTTCAGCCAGGTGTAGAATACGGGTATTTAGCTCAGAGCACATCGGGAACGGCCTTCAACTTCTTCACTGCCTTGGGGGACATTGCTTTTGCCTATTCAGGCCATAATGTAGTCTTGGAGATACAAGCAATAATCCCTTCTTCGCCGGAGAAGCCGTCGAAGAAGCCTATGTGGAGGGGAGTGGTGATCGCCTATATAGTCGTGGCCTTGTGCTACTTTCCTGTTGCTTTTATTGGTTATTATACTTTTGGCAACAAAGTTGATGACAACATCCTCATCTCCTTGGAGAAACCTGAATGGCTCATCATAACAGCAAACATGTTTGTTGTCATCCACGTTATTGGGGGTTATcag TTATTTGCAATGCCAGTATTTGACATGATTGAATCCTTGTTGGTAAAGAAACTCCATTTTAGACCCACTACAAGGCTTCGCTTCATTACCCGGAACACTTATGTCG CATTCACAATGTTGGTCGGCATTACTTTTCCCTTCTTTGGTGGTCTTCTGGGATTCTTTGGAGGATTTGCGTTTTCCCCAACAACATACTTT CTCCCTTGCGTTATATGGCTCATTATCAAGAAACCAAGGAAGTTTAGCCTGTCTTGGTTTGTTAACTGG ATTTGCATTACATTGGGTGTTCTGCTGATGATCCTATCACCCATTGGAGGGTTAAGGAATATCATACTTAAAGCCAAGAACTACAAATTCTACGATTAA
- the LOC117621598 gene encoding TLC domain-containing protein At5g14285 has product METQNPIPCLLIFFPMFFVVYLIAYFIVFRTWSPKIRPEASSCLISLAHGTPAVFLSTYAILADPATGFASQNTRFQNTVLDYSVAYFLTDLLHYIVFFPSDVLFIGHHLATLFVFLTCRYVASHGAFAILSLLILAEVTSLCQNVWTLANARRRDLEFAAKVYDLLSPPFYVLYSIVRGLVGPYFVYRMGAFYVGGEADGLIPRWVWVSWIVVVMSAISVSILWISNLWVELFRARTGNLEKKTR; this is encoded by the coding sequence ATggaaacccaaaacccaatccCATGcctcctcatcttcttccccATGTTCTTCGTCGTCTACCTCATTGCCTACTTCATCGTCTTCCGTACTTGGAGCCCTAAGATCCGACCCGAAGCCTCCAGCTGCCTAATTTCCCTCGCCCACGGCACCCCCGCCGTCTTCTTATCCACTTACGCCATACTCGCCGACCCGGCCACCGGCTTCGCCTCCCAAAACACCCGCTTCCAGAACACCGTTCTCGATTACAGCGTCGCCTACTTCCTCACCGATCTTCTCCACTACATCGTCTTCTTCCCCAGTGACGTCCTCTTCATCGGCCACCACTTGGCCACGCTTTTCGTCTTCCTCACCTGCCGATACGTGGCGTCCCACGGCGCATTcgccattctctctcttctgatCCTGGCCGAGGTCACCAGCTTGTGCCAGAACGTGTGGACGCTCGCGAACGCTCGGAGAAGGGACTTGGAATTTGCAGCTAAGGTGTATGATCTTTTGTCTCCTCCTTTTTACGTGTTGTATTCGATTGTGCGGGGATTGGTGGGTCCGTATTTCGTGTACCGAATGGGTGCGTTTTATGTAGGCGGTGAGGCTGATGGTTTGATTCCGAGGTGGGTTTGGGTTTCTTGGATTGTGGTGGTAATGTCAGCTATCTCTGTTAGCATTTTGTGGATTTCGAATCTTTGGGTTGAGTTGTTTAGAGCAAGGACTGGCAacttggaaaagaaaacaagataa